The genomic interval GCGCGCCTACGCGAGACACCCCCTCGCCGGCCCTCGATCCAGACCTTGACGCTCTCGTCCGGTCACCCTATGGTTTTCGCAGAACAGAAATGAAGTTCCGCAATACGGAAAATGGAGTCAGGATGAGCCACCAACTGCGGTACACGGTGAACTGTTCGTTGCTGTTCACCGAGTTGCCCCTGCTGGAGCGACCGGCCGCCGCTCGCCGGGCCGGGTTCAGCGCGGTCGAGTTCTGGTGGCCGTTCGTCGAGGCGGTCCCGCCGGAGCGGCAGGTCGACGCGTTCGTCACCGCGATCACCGACGCCGGCGTCCAGCTGACCGGTCTCAACTTCTTCGCCGGCGACATGCCCGGCGGCGACCGTGGGCTGGTGTCGTGGCCGAAGCGGTCCAGCGAGTTCCGCGACAACGTCGACGTCACCGTCGGCATCGGCGAGCGGCTCGGCACCCAGGGCTTCAACGCTCTGTACGGCAACCGCGTCGACGGCAGCAGCGAGCAGGAGCAGGACGACCTCGCGGTCGAGAACCTCGCCCTCGCCGCCCGGGCCGCCGCGCGGATCGGCGCCACCGTCCTGGTCGAGCCGGTCAGCGGCGCCGAGCGGTACCCGCTGAAGACCGCGGCCGACGCCCTCGCCGTGATCGATCGCGTCCAGGCGGCGTACGACGTACCGAACGTCGGCCTGCTCGCCGACCTCTATCACCTCGCGGTCAACGGCGACGACGTCAACAAGGTGATCGCCGACCACACCGACTGGGTCGCCCACGTGCAGATCGCCGACGCGCCGGGCCGCAACGAACCCGGCACCGGCACGCTCCCGCTCGACCAGCAGCTCACCGCCCTCGAGGCGAATGGCTACTCCGGCTGGATCGGACTCGAGTACAAGCCGTCCACAACCTCAGACGCAAGCTTCGGCTGGCTGCCGTTCGAGCGCCGCTGATACCCCCAGGAGATCTGACATGACGAATATCGCCTTCATCGGCCTCGGCATCATGGGCAACCCGATGGCCGTCCACCTCGCCAACGCCGGCCACACCGTGGCCGGGCTGGATCGCTCGCCGGAGCGCGCCAAGGACCTGATCGCGGCCGGCGGTCGCGCCGCGGGCTCGCTGGCCGAAGCGGTCAAGGGCGCCGACGTGATCTGCGTGATGGTGCCCGACTCACCCGACGTCCAGGACGTGCTCGAGGGTGAGGACGGCGTCTTCCAGCTGGCCGAGACCGGCACGCTGATCATCGACTTCTCCAGCATCCGGCCCGACGTGACGCAGCAGCTCGCCGAGCAGGCCCGCGCCCTCGGGTTCCGCCTGCTCGATGCCCCGGTCTCCGGTGGCGAGGCGGGCGCGAAGAACGCCGCCCTGTCGATCATGGTCGGCGGCTCGGCGGACGACTTCGCCGAGGCCAAGCCGCTGTTCGACGTGGTCGGCAAGACCGTGGTCCACGTCGGCCCGAGCGGCTCGGGGCAGACGGTCAAGGCCGCCAACCAGCTGATCGTGGCCGCGAACATCCAGGCCGTCTCCGAAGCGGTGGTCTTCCTGGAGGCGTACGGCGTCGACACCAAGGCCGCCCTGGAGGTACTGGGTGGCGGCCTGGCCGGATCGACGGTGCTGAACCAGAAGAAGGAGAACATGCTGTCGCGCTCCTTCCAGCCCGGGTTCCGGATCGACCTGCACCACAAGGACATGGGCATCGTCACCGCGGCCGCCCGCGAGGCGGGTGTCGTCGTACCGCTCGGTGCCCTGGTGGCGCAGCTGGTCGCGTCGGCGCGGGCGAACGGCGACGGAGGTCTCGACCACTCGGCGCTGCTGCGCGGTGTCGAGCGGCTTTCCGGAAAGGACGTGAACTGATGGCCCGGATGCGCGCGGTCGACGCCGCGGTACTGATCCTGGAGAAGGAAGGTTCGACGCAGGCGTTCGGGTTGCCCGGCGCCGCGATCAACCCGTTCTACAGCGCGATGCGCGCCCACGGCGGGATCAAGCACGTCCTCGCCCGCCACGTCGAGGCCGCCTCGCACATGGCCGAGGGCTACACCCGGGCTCGCGCCGGCAACATCGGCGTCTGCATCGGTACGTCGGGCCCGGCCGGCACCGACATGATCACCGGCCTGTACTCCGCGGCCGCCGACTCGATCCCGATCCTGTGCATCACCGGCCAGGCGCCGGTCGCGAAGCTGCACAAGGAAGACTTCCAGGCCGTCGACATCTCGTCGATCGCCAAGCCGGTCGCGAAGTGGGCGGTGACCGTGATGGAGGCCGCGCAGGTGCCGGGCACCTTCCAGAAGGCGTTCCAGCTGATGCGTGAAGGCCGTCCGGGACCGGTGCTCGTCGACCTGCCGCTCGACGTACAGCTCGCGCAGATCGACTTCGACATCGACACCTACGAGCCGCTTCCGGTCTCAAGCCCGGCGGCCACCCGGGCGCAGGCGGAGCGGGTGCTCCAGATGCTCGGGGCCGCCGCCAACCCGTTGATCGTCGCCGGTGGCGGCGTGATCAACGCGGACGCGTCCGACCTGCTGGTCGAGTTCGCGGAGCTCACCGGGATCCCCGTCGTACCGACGTTGATGGGATGGGGCGCGATCGCCGACGACCACCCGTTGAGCGCCGGGATGGTCGGGCTGCAGACCTCGCACCGGTACGGGAACGCCACCATGCTGGCGTCCGATGTCGTGCTCGGCATCGGCAACCGCTGGGCGAACCGGCACACGGGCGGCCTGGACGTGTACCGCGGTGAGCGGAAGTTCATCCACGTCGACATCGAGCCGACGCAGATCGGGCGGGTGTTCGCGCCGGACTACTCGGTCGTGTCGGACGCGCGCGCCGCGCTGCAGGTGTTCGTCGAGGTCGCGCGCGAATGGGCCGCCGACGGCAGGCTGGCGGACCGTACGGCGTGGGCCGCGGAGTGCCGCGAACGGCGTACGGCGCTGCAGCGGAAGACGCACTTCGAGAACACGCCGATCAAGCCGCAGCGCGTGTACGAGGAGATGAACCGGGCCTTCGGACCGGATGTCCGGTACGTCAGCACGATCGGGCTGTCGCAGATCCAGGCCGCGCAGATGCTGCACGTGTACCGGCCGCGGCATTGGATCAACGCGGGCCAGGCCGGGCCGCTGGGCTGGACCGTGCCGGCGACGCTGGGGGTCGCGGTCGCGGATCCGGAGAGCACCGTGGTCGCGTTGTCGGGCGACTACGACTTCCAGTTCCTGATCGAGGAGCTGGCGGTCGGGGCACAGTTCAACATCCCGTACATCCACGTGGTGGTGAACAACTCGTACCTCGGACTGATCCGGCAGGCGCAGCGCGGGTTCGACATGGACTTCTGCGTCCAGCTGTCGTTCGAGAACATCAACAGTCCCGAGGTCAACGGGTACGGCGTCGATCACGTGAAGGTCGTCGAAGGCCTGGGCTGCAAGGCCCTCCGGGTCTTCGAGCCCGACGGCATCCTGCCGGCCCTGGAACAGGCCAAGAAGCTGATGGTCGAACACCAGGTTCCGATCGTCGTCGAGGTCATCCTCGAACGCGTCACCAACGTCTCCATGGGCGTCGAGATCGACAACGTCATCGAATTCGAAGACCTCGCCATCAGCCCCGACGACGCGCCCACCGCACTCGCGTTGCTGGACTGATGGTTCGGGTAGTAGTTGCTTCCGACAAATTCAAAGGAAGTCTGACCAGCGCGGAGGTCGCGGCTGCGGTTGGTGTTGGGGTACGGCGGGTCTGCCCCGACGCGACCGTGGTTGCGGTGCCGGTGGCTGACGGTGGTGACGGGACGCTCGCCGCTGCCGTCGGCGCCGGGTTCACGCTGGTGCCGGTCGTTGCCTCAGGCCCGACCGGCGAACCGGTGCAGTCGGGGTACGCACGCCGCGGAAACACCGCAGTCGTCGAGCTCGCGGACATCTCCGGCCTGGTCCGCCTCCCCGGCGGCATCCCGGCTCCCCTCACTGCCACGTCGTACGGCACGGGCGAGGTGATCGGCGCCGCACTAGACGCCGGCTGCACCCAGATCATCCTCGGCATCGGCGGCAGCGCCTCCACCGACGGCGGCGCCGGCCTGATCGCCGCCCTGACGCAATCTCCGGGGTTGACCCCTGAGCTTGCCGGTTACCCCGCCGGTATGCCGGGTGCCAACGGACCATCTCGGGGGTTGACCCCTGAGACGGTCGGGTTGGGCGGGAGGTTGGAGGGGGTGCGGGTGGTGGTGGCTTGTGATGTGGACAATCCGTTGACCGGGCCCCGGGGTGCGGCGGCTGTCTACGGGCCGCAGAAAGGCGCCACACCCGAGCAGGTCGTCGAACTCGACGGCAGGCTGAGCGCGTGGGCCGACCTGGTCGCCGAACACACCGGCCGGGATCTGCGGGACACGCCTGGTGCGGGTGCTGCAGGTGGGGTTGGGTTCGCGGCGCTCGCCCTCCTCGGCGCTGAGCTCCGGCCGGGGATCGAGCTCGTACTGGAGATGGTCGGCTTCGAGGAGCAGCTCGCCGACGCCGACCTCGTCATCACCGGCGAAGGTGCACTCGACGAACAGACGTTGCACGGTAAAGCCGTCGCCGGAGTGGCCGCAGCCGCCCACCGCCACCTCGCCCAGCCCCCCGCGGCTCCCGCGGTCGGCGGGATCCCGGTGGTTGTTGTGTGTGGGGTGAATCGGCTCGAGGCTCACCAGCTGCAGGAGGCTGGGGTGCGGGCGGCGTATGCGCTCACCGATCTCGAGCCGGACGTCCAGCGGTGCATCGCCGAGCCGGCGCCGTTGCTCGAACAGCTTGGCGAACGGATCGCGGTCGAGCACCTTACGATGACGGCAAGGGAGAGAGGCAGCGCATGAACGCTCTTGATCTGGTGATTCGGGCTCGGCGAGTCGTCCGGCCCGCGGGCGAGCAGGCGGCTGCGGTCGGCGTACGCGACGGACGGATCGTCGCGATCGCGCCGTACGACGCCGATCTCCAGGCGACCACCGACCTGCGCCTCGCGGACGACGAAGTACTGCTTCCTGGTCTCGTCGACTCCCACGTCCACGTGAACGACCCCGGCCGGACCGACTGGGAGGGCTTCACCTCCGCGACCAAGGCGGCGGCCCGCGGCGGCGTCACCACGATCATCGACATGCCGCTGAACAGCATCCCGCCGACCTGCGACGTGCCGGCCCTCACCCTGAAGCGCAAGACTGCCGAGACCCAGGCGTACGTCGACGTCGGCTTCTGGGGCGGTGCGATCCCGGGCAACGTCGCCGACCTGCGCCCGCTCCACGAGGCCGGCGTGTTCGGCGACAAATGCTTCCTCC from Kribbella sp. NBC_00709 carries:
- a CDS encoding hydroxypyruvate isomerase family protein, which gives rise to MSHQLRYTVNCSLLFTELPLLERPAAARRAGFSAVEFWWPFVEAVPPERQVDAFVTAITDAGVQLTGLNFFAGDMPGGDRGLVSWPKRSSEFRDNVDVTVGIGERLGTQGFNALYGNRVDGSSEQEQDDLAVENLALAARAAARIGATVLVEPVSGAERYPLKTAADALAVIDRVQAAYDVPNVGLLADLYHLAVNGDDVNKVIADHTDWVAHVQIADAPGRNEPGTGTLPLDQQLTALEANGYSGWIGLEYKPSTTSDASFGWLPFERR
- a CDS encoding 2-hydroxy-3-oxopropionate reductase, encoding MATPAGSDSSTSRPQPQTQASAGCRSSAADTPRRSDMTNIAFIGLGIMGNPMAVHLANAGHTVAGLDRSPERAKDLIAAGGRAAGSLAEAVKGADVICVMVPDSPDVQDVLEGEDGVFQLAETGTLIIDFSSIRPDVTQQLAEQARALGFRLLDAPVSGGEAGAKNAALSIMVGGSADDFAEAKPLFDVVGKTVVHVGPSGSGQTVKAANQLIVAANIQAVSEAVVFLEAYGVDTKAALEVLGGGLAGSTVLNQKKENMLSRSFQPGFRIDLHHKDMGIVTAAAREAGVVVPLGALVAQLVASARANGDGGLDHSALLRGVERLSGKDVN
- the gcl gene encoding glyoxylate carboligase; protein product: MARMRAVDAAVLILEKEGSTQAFGLPGAAINPFYSAMRAHGGIKHVLARHVEAASHMAEGYTRARAGNIGVCIGTSGPAGTDMITGLYSAAADSIPILCITGQAPVAKLHKEDFQAVDISSIAKPVAKWAVTVMEAAQVPGTFQKAFQLMREGRPGPVLVDLPLDVQLAQIDFDIDTYEPLPVSSPAATRAQAERVLQMLGAAANPLIVAGGGVINADASDLLVEFAELTGIPVVPTLMGWGAIADDHPLSAGMVGLQTSHRYGNATMLASDVVLGIGNRWANRHTGGLDVYRGERKFIHVDIEPTQIGRVFAPDYSVVSDARAALQVFVEVAREWAADGRLADRTAWAAECRERRTALQRKTHFENTPIKPQRVYEEMNRAFGPDVRYVSTIGLSQIQAAQMLHVYRPRHWINAGQAGPLGWTVPATLGVAVADPESTVVALSGDYDFQFLIEELAVGAQFNIPYIHVVVNNSYLGLIRQAQRGFDMDFCVQLSFENINSPEVNGYGVDHVKVVEGLGCKALRVFEPDGILPALEQAKKLMVEHQVPIVVEVILERVTNVSMGVEIDNVIEFEDLAISPDDAPTALALLD
- a CDS encoding glycerate kinase, yielding MVRVVVASDKFKGSLTSAEVAAAVGVGVRRVCPDATVVAVPVADGGDGTLAAAVGAGFTLVPVVASGPTGEPVQSGYARRGNTAVVELADISGLVRLPGGIPAPLTATSYGTGEVIGAALDAGCTQIILGIGGSASTDGGAGLIAALTQSPGLTPELAGYPAGMPGANGPSRGLTPETVGLGGRLEGVRVVVACDVDNPLTGPRGAAAVYGPQKGATPEQVVELDGRLSAWADLVAEHTGRDLRDTPGAGAAGGVGFAALALLGAELRPGIELVLEMVGFEEQLADADLVITGEGALDEQTLHGKAVAGVAAAAHRHLAQPPAAPAVGGIPVVVVCGVNRLEAHQLQEAGVRAAYALTDLEPDVQRCIAEPAPLLEQLGERIAVEHLTMTARERGSA